The Litoreibacter ponti genome includes a window with the following:
- a CDS encoding ribonuclease E/G: protein MKGARIVLGQLDGREAAARLVDGQLDDLLLAPADDAPPAPGAIFRATADRPVKGQGGMIIKLPDGDTALLRGAQGLKPGATMLVQVTSYAEPHKAVPVTDRLIFKGRAVIVTPGAKGLNVSRQIRDEDVRETLLEALHRSRAPEAGHGVILRTGAVGLDPDDIAEEADSLLDLADAVLADTEGPPELLVDAPGPHDLAWRDWPYGDENVEGFEAHGVLDALAALDDPQVPIAQGSIFIEPTRALVAVDVNTGGDFSPAAGLKANLAMAKVLPRALRLRGLGGQITLDLAPMPKKDRKQFEVALRQAFRADSIETSLVGWTPLGHFELQRKRERLPLPKGLIQ, encoded by the coding sequence ATGAAGGGCGCGCGGATCGTATTGGGCCAGCTTGACGGGCGCGAGGCCGCGGCCCGGCTGGTGGATGGACAACTCGACGATCTGTTGCTTGCCCCCGCAGATGATGCACCACCCGCGCCCGGCGCCATTTTCCGCGCCACCGCAGACCGCCCCGTGAAGGGACAGGGCGGCATGATCATCAAGCTCCCGGACGGTGACACCGCGCTTTTGCGCGGCGCGCAGGGGCTCAAGCCCGGCGCGACGATGCTCGTGCAGGTGACCTCCTACGCTGAGCCGCACAAGGCCGTTCCGGTCACGGATCGGCTGATCTTCAAGGGCCGCGCCGTGATCGTGACGCCTGGGGCGAAGGGTCTAAACGTCTCCCGCCAGATCCGCGATGAGGACGTGCGTGAGACCCTGCTCGAGGCGCTGCACCGCTCCCGCGCGCCTGAGGCCGGGCATGGCGTGATCCTGCGCACCGGCGCGGTCGGCCTTGATCCTGACGATATCGCCGAGGAAGCAGATAGCCTGCTCGATCTGGCCGATGCGGTGCTCGCGGACACGGAAGGCCCGCCCGAGCTTCTGGTCGATGCGCCCGGGCCGCATGATCTGGCGTGGCGTGATTGGCCCTATGGAGACGAGAACGTGGAGGGGTTCGAGGCGCACGGCGTTCTCGATGCGCTGGCCGCCCTTGATGATCCGCAGGTGCCGATTGCCCAAGGCTCGATCTTCATAGAGCCGACGCGCGCGCTGGTGGCGGTCGATGTCAACACAGGTGGGGATTTCTCGCCCGCTGCGGGCCTGAAGGCGAACCTGGCCATGGCCAAGGTCTTGCCCCGCGCATTGCGCCTGCGCGGGCTTGGCGGTCAGATCACGCTTGATCTCGCGCCGATGCCCAAAAAGGACCGCAAGCAGTTCGAGGTCGCGTTGCGGCAGGCTTTCCGCGCAGACAGCATCGAGACCTCCCTTGTCGGCTGGACCCCGCTGGGGCATTTTGAGTTGCAACGAAAGCGCGAGCGCTTGCCACTGCCCAAAGGACTGATCCAATGA
- a CDS encoding Maf family protein: MRLVLGSGSPRRLELLAQLGITPDDVRPPDIDETPQPGELPRAYCQRIARSKAEALELAPDEVALCADTTVAVGRRILGKPADAAEAAQFLLSLSGRRHKVITAVAVKRDAQIWERDVVTTVKMKSLSDEELNGYLATDDWQGKTGGYAIQGPAGAFIPWIEGSYTAVVGLPVAEAAVLLRAAGFEARR; this comes from the coding sequence TTGCGGCTGGTTTTGGGTTCTGGCTCGCCGCGGCGGCTGGAGCTTTTGGCGCAGCTGGGGATCACACCCGACGACGTGCGCCCCCCCGACATTGACGAGACCCCGCAGCCGGGTGAGCTGCCTCGCGCTTATTGTCAGCGCATCGCGCGCAGCAAGGCGGAGGCGTTGGAGCTTGCCCCGGATGAGGTCGCGCTGTGCGCGGATACGACGGTCGCCGTGGGACGGCGCATTCTGGGCAAGCCCGCCGATGCGGCCGAGGCGGCGCAGTTTCTGCTGTCGTTGTCCGGGCGCCGCCACAAGGTCATCACTGCGGTCGCTGTGAAGCGTGACGCGCAGATCTGGGAGCGAGACGTGGTCACAACTGTGAAGATGAAATCGCTCTCGGACGAAGAATTGAACGGCTACCTGGCAACCGACGATTGGCAGGGCAAGACGGGCGGCTACGCGATCCAAGGCCCCGCAGGCGCGTTCATCCCGTGGATCGAGGGCTCCTACACGGCCGTGGTCGGCCTGCCAGTGGCCGAAGCCGCGGTCCTGTTGCGCGCCGCGGGCTTCGAGGCGCGGCGATGA
- the infA gene encoding translation initiation factor IF-1: MAKEELLEFPGVVKELLPNATFRVELENGHEIIAHTAGKMRKNRIRVLAGDKVQVEMTPYDLTKGRINYRFK; encoded by the coding sequence ATGGCCAAGGAAGAACTGCTCGAATTCCCCGGCGTCGTGAAGGAACTCCTGCCGAACGCGACATTTCGGGTCGAGCTGGAAAACGGCCATGAGATCATCGCACATACGGCAGGCAAGATGCGCAAGAACCGCATCCGTGTTCTGGCAGGCGACAAGGTGCAGGTCGAGATGACCCCCTATGATCTGACCAAGGGTCGGATCAACTACCGCTTCAAGTGA
- a CDS encoding low molecular weight phosphatase family protein, with amino-acid sequence MSADHPQSVLFCCDHNAVRSPMAEGLMKKFYGTDIYIQSAGVKNDLDIDGFSVAVCAELGVELSRHRTRSFEEMQEWGDDLSGFDLIVALSPASQRQALEMTRLYHLDVEYWPILDPTGLGEGREEKLNSYRMARDQIKERILKRFGPPTALK; translated from the coding sequence ATGTCGGCGGATCATCCCCAATCGGTGCTGTTCTGCTGTGACCACAACGCAGTGCGCTCTCCGATGGCCGAGGGCTTGATGAAGAAGTTCTACGGCACCGACATCTATATCCAGTCGGCGGGGGTGAAGAACGATCTCGACATCGACGGCTTCTCGGTCGCAGTCTGCGCCGAGCTGGGGGTCGAGCTGTCGCGCCACCGCACCCGCAGCTTTGAGGAGATGCAGGAATGGGGGGACGATCTGTCGGGCTTCGATTTGATTGTGGCGCTCAGCCCTGCCTCGCAGCGCCAGGCGTTGGAGATGACCCGTCTCTACCATCTAGATGTCGAATACTGGCCGATCCTTGATCCCACGGGGCTTGGCGAGGGGCGTGAGGAAAAGCTGAACTCGTACCGCATGGCCCGCGACCAGATCAAAGAGCGCATCCTCAAGCGATTTGGCCCGCCAACGGCCTTAAAATAG
- a CDS encoding UPF0262 family protein — protein sequence MSKLCAVRIDDSGLPTPTPEIEQERKVAIFDLLEQNSFALPQDGAPEGPYKLELAIRERRLVFDVQTEADEKAVEFHLSLGPFRQVVKDYFQICESYFDAVKKLSPAQIETIDMARRGIHNEGAQVLMERLEGKAEVDSDTARRLFTLICVLHFGG from the coding sequence ATGAGTAAGCTATGCGCGGTCCGCATCGACGATAGCGGCCTTCCGACCCCCACGCCCGAGATCGAGCAGGAACGCAAGGTCGCCATCTTTGATCTGCTGGAGCAGAACAGCTTCGCCCTGCCGCAGGACGGCGCGCCGGAGGGGCCCTACAAGCTTGAGCTTGCGATCCGAGAGCGTCGGCTGGTGTTCGATGTACAGACCGAAGCGGATGAGAAGGCGGTGGAATTTCACCTGTCCCTCGGCCCGTTTCGACAGGTCGTGAAGGACTACTTCCAGATCTGCGAAAGCTATTTCGACGCGGTCAAGAAGCTCTCCCCGGCACAGATCGAGACGATCGACATGGCCCGCCGGGGCATTCACAATGAGGGCGCCCAGGTTTTGATGGAGCGTCTCGAGGGCAAGGCCGAGGTCGATAGTGACACCGCACGGCGCCTTTTCACCCTGATCTGCGTTCTTCATTTCGGGGGCTGA
- the hisD gene encoding histidinol dehydrogenase, which produces MPMFLNSKDADFDAAFARLLTMKREDSPDVDATVADIIADVRARGDAAVIELTATFDRMQLTPETLAFSADEIETEIAKVSPEERAALELAADRIRAYHDRQMPSDASWDGPHGEMLGWRWTAVEAAGLYVPGGLASYPSSVLMNAIPAQVAGVERLVICAPTPDGVANPLVLLAAKLSGVETIYRIGGAQAIAALAFGTQTIDPVDKITGPGNAFVAAAKRRVFGRVGIDMIAGPSEILVIADKHNDPDWVAVDLLSQAEHDESAQSILITDDAEFGQAVADAVERRLKTLERRAIAGPSWQDYGAVVVVQDMDEAVTLSDRIAPEHLEIACENADDIAARIRHAGAIFIGAYTPEAIGDYIGGPNHVLPTARSARFSSGLSVMDFVKRTTLARMTPEALKAIGPAAETLAKAEGLEAHGLSVRARLERLNDE; this is translated from the coding sequence ATGCCGATGTTTTTGAACAGCAAAGATGCCGATTTTGATGCCGCTTTCGCGCGCCTTCTGACGATGAAGCGCGAGGACAGCCCGGATGTGGACGCCACCGTGGCCGACATTATTGCGGACGTGCGCGCCCGCGGCGACGCGGCGGTGATCGAGCTGACCGCGACGTTCGACCGGATGCAGCTGACACCCGAAACGCTCGCCTTCAGCGCAGACGAGATCGAGACCGAAATCGCCAAGGTGTCGCCAGAGGAACGCGCGGCACTTGAGCTCGCCGCCGACCGCATCCGCGCTTATCACGACCGGCAAATGCCGAGCGACGCATCCTGGGACGGCCCGCACGGCGAAATGCTTGGCTGGCGCTGGACGGCGGTCGAGGCCGCGGGGCTCTACGTTCCGGGCGGGCTGGCAAGCTATCCGTCCTCGGTTCTGATGAATGCGATCCCGGCTCAGGTCGCAGGCGTTGAGCGTCTGGTGATCTGTGCGCCGACGCCGGACGGCGTTGCGAACCCGCTGGTGTTGCTGGCGGCAAAGCTCTCCGGGGTCGAGACGATCTACCGGATCGGCGGCGCGCAGGCGATCGCGGCGCTGGCGTTTGGCACGCAGACCATTGACCCGGTCGACAAGATCACAGGTCCCGGCAATGCCTTCGTGGCCGCCGCCAAGCGCCGTGTCTTTGGCCGTGTCGGCATCGACATGATCGCCGGTCCGTCGGAAATCCTTGTGATCGCCGACAAGCACAACGACCCCGACTGGGTCGCGGTCGATCTGCTGAGCCAGGCCGAACATGACGAGAGCGCGCAAAGCATCCTGATCACCGATGATGCAGAATTCGGGCAAGCGGTCGCCGATGCGGTGGAGCGCCGCCTGAAGACGCTGGAGCGCCGCGCGATCGCGGGGCCGTCCTGGCAGGATTACGGGGCGGTGGTGGTCGTCCAGGACATGGATGAGGCGGTCACCCTGTCCGACCGGATTGCGCCGGAACATCTTGAAATCGCGTGTGAAAATGCCGACGACATTGCGGCGCGCATTCGCCACGCGGGCGCGATTTTCATTGGGGCGTACACGCCCGAGGCGATTGGTGACTACATCGGTGGGCCGAACCATGTGCTGCCGACTGCGCGTTCGGCTCGGTTCTCGTCGGGCCTGTCTGTGATGGATTTTGTTAAACGCACCACATTGGCGCGCATGACGCCCGAGGCGCTCAAGGCCATTGGTCCCGCGGCAGAAACGCTGGCAAAAGCCGAAGGGCTAGAGGCGCATGGCCTGTCGGTCAGGGCACGATTGGAAAGGTTAAACGATGAGTAA
- a CDS encoding GNAT family N-acetyltransferase — translation MIRWLGAEDLAAWRDIRAEGLRLCPSAFLTTLDEFLAESDASVAAKLAKGQVLGGFVDGALMAVVAYGRKSGKDLTSHRAELGAVYVRPAARGLGLAARLMQQLEAHAIFEGVTQLELYVEGQNAVAIRFYEKLGYVQYGKLPNAVMRDGVGVDDLFMVRALGR, via the coding sequence ATGATCCGCTGGCTCGGGGCGGAGGATCTCGCCGCGTGGCGCGATATCCGCGCGGAGGGACTGCGCCTTTGCCCAAGCGCCTTTCTGACGACGCTGGACGAATTTCTTGCGGAAAGTGATGCGAGCGTGGCGGCGAAGCTTGCGAAGGGCCAGGTCCTTGGCGGCTTTGTCGACGGTGCGTTGATGGCGGTCGTGGCCTACGGCCGAAAGTCCGGGAAGGACTTGACCAGCCACCGGGCCGAGCTTGGCGCGGTCTACGTGCGCCCTGCTGCGCGTGGCTTGGGTCTTGCGGCGCGGCTGATGCAGCAGCTTGAGGCGCATGCGATATTTGAAGGGGTCACCCAGCTTGAGCTTTATGTCGAAGGGCAGAATGCAGTGGCGATCCGGTTTTATGAAAAACTGGGCTATGTCCAGTACGGCAAGCTCCCCAATGCGGTGATGCGCGACGGCGTGGGCGTAGACGATTTATTCATGGTGCGCGCTTTGGGTCGTTGA
- a CDS encoding DUF2948 family protein produces the protein MSDDARFEDGAERGLRLRAEDAEDLKVVSSLIQDAVFPVGEMSWTPSKRRFALLLNRFRWEDAPKARRLGREFERVRSVLAFDDVKKVASSGLDRSDAGLVLSLLSVAWLPGEDGAGRFELTLAGDGALALDVECINVTLQDVTRPYVAPSGQAPEHPE, from the coding sequence ATGAGCGATGACGCCCGGTTCGAGGATGGTGCGGAGCGCGGCTTGCGGCTGCGGGCTGAGGATGCGGAGGACCTGAAAGTCGTATCCTCCCTGATCCAGGACGCCGTGTTTCCCGTGGGTGAGATGTCGTGGACCCCGTCGAAGCGGCGCTTCGCCCTGTTGCTCAATCGCTTCCGCTGGGAGGACGCGCCAAAGGCCAGACGATTGGGGCGCGAATTTGAGCGTGTACGCTCGGTTCTCGCGTTTGATGACGTGAAAAAGGTTGCGTCCAGCGGGCTTGATCGCTCCGATGCGGGCTTGGTCCTGTCGCTGCTTTCAGTAGCATGGTTGCCTGGCGAGGACGGGGCAGGGCGGTTCGAGCTGACCCTGGCGGGCGACGGTGCTCTCGCGTTGGATGTCGAGTGCATCAACGTGACTTTGCAAGACGTCACACGCCCCTATGTCGCCCCCTCCGGTCAGGCGCCAGAGCACCCGGAATGA
- the murA gene encoding UDP-N-acetylglucosamine 1-carboxyvinyltransferase, which translates to MDKIIVTGNGPLRGQIPISGAKNTCLKLMTAALLSDEPLTLTNVPRLSDIGTLSALLESLGCEVALLNGGNVMVLSAGQITNRKADYEMVRKLRASFNVLGPLVAREHEATVSLPGGCAIGARKVDLHLMALEKLGATITLDEGYVHCSAPNGLAGAVIEFPFVTVGGTENAITAATLAKGTTVIKNAAREPDTVDLCKCLSAMGAKISGAGTSEITIEGVDRLHGATHEVIPDRIELGTFMIAPAIAGGEVELIGGRRDLVDAFCNKLEATGVEISQTDRGLKVSHNGDRLRPVDVETEPFPGFPTDLQAQMMAALCLADGTSELHETIFENRFMHAPELIRMGAQIDVQGGHAKVTGVEKMKGAQVMATDLRASVSLILAGLAAEGETTVGRVYHLDRGYERIEEKLSGVGALIKRVPE; encoded by the coding sequence ATGGACAAGATCATCGTGACGGGCAATGGCCCCTTGCGGGGGCAAATCCCCATCTCGGGCGCGAAGAATACCTGTCTCAAACTGATGACGGCGGCACTTCTCAGCGACGAGCCGCTGACCCTGACCAATGTGCCGCGCCTGTCGGATATCGGGACCTTGTCGGCCCTGCTGGAAAGCCTTGGTTGCGAGGTGGCCTTGCTGAACGGCGGCAACGTGATGGTGCTGTCCGCGGGGCAGATCACTAATCGCAAGGCGGACTACGAGATGGTGCGCAAGCTGCGCGCCTCGTTCAATGTTCTGGGTCCCTTGGTCGCGCGCGAGCACGAGGCGACGGTGTCGCTGCCCGGCGGTTGCGCTATCGGCGCGCGCAAGGTCGACCTGCACCTGATGGCTTTGGAAAAGCTGGGGGCGACGATTACGCTGGACGAAGGCTACGTGCATTGCAGCGCGCCCAATGGGCTGGCCGGAGCGGTGATCGAATTCCCGTTCGTGACCGTGGGCGGGACCGAGAACGCGATCACGGCGGCGACGCTCGCGAAGGGGACGACCGTGATCAAGAATGCGGCGCGCGAGCCGGATACGGTTGATTTGTGCAAGTGTTTGAGCGCGATGGGCGCCAAGATCAGCGGTGCCGGAACGTCCGAGATCACAATCGAGGGCGTGGACCGTCTGCATGGCGCCACCCACGAGGTGATCCCAGACCGGATTGAGCTTGGCACCTTCATGATCGCGCCGGCGATTGCCGGCGGCGAGGTGGAACTGATCGGCGGGCGTCGTGATCTCGTTGATGCTTTCTGCAATAAACTGGAGGCCACAGGCGTCGAGATTTCTCAAACGGATCGCGGGCTTAAGGTGTCGCATAATGGCGATCGTCTGCGCCCCGTCGATGTCGAAACCGAGCCGTTCCCGGGATTTCCGACGGATTTGCAGGCGCAGATGATGGCGGCGCTGTGCCTGGCAGATGGCACCTCCGAGCTGCATGAGACGATTTTCGAGAACCGCTTCATGCACGCACCAGAGCTGATCCGGATGGGCGCTCAGATCGACGTGCAGGGCGGGCATGCGAAAGTGACCGGCGTTGAAAAAATGAAAGGCGCTCAGGTGATGGCGACGGATCTGCGCGCCTCGGTCTCGCTGATCCTTGCGGGTCTCGCGGCAGAGGGGGAGACGACGGTGGGCCGGGTCTATCACCTCGACCGTGGCTACGAGCGGATCGAAGAGAAATTGAGCGGGGTCGGGGCCTTGATCAAAAGGGTGCCCGAATGA
- a CDS encoding sensor histidine kinase, giving the protein MTSERSAHMSLRRIFLMYLAALAVLFTSVTASLFLTDRVTKQVEVDASEINISGRQRMLSQRIIYLSQDLLTSDGADTENTRMALRTAIEELEAAIDLFEASHIALSTRSDLDAARVELYFASIDGATPLNARVKDYLVQARKIVDGNDTAQSLQRLKEIERGGLLADLDKVVAATEAASLQRLNTMRDLGWYSLIIALAIIVVEILLVFLPGHRLIQATLDTLRARNVQLSDAHKSLQAKTQSLLAKNEQIASDRKRLEDAWQESEALRREQSDFTYAVSHDLKSPANTMHLLLNEMSLEHAPKMDEDGNQLLEMALGTVKRMEMQIEDLLQYCWATNPQSEPETLDLNECVSDVLVEFNDEISQRDARIDVEPLPQFFGHPMQIKVLLKNLVQNALKFQLDGAQPQITIGVNDLGPSGVIELWVRDNGIGISPENHSKIFGLFQRLHVRESYPGTGLGLTTCHRIARNHGGNIMVESEEGAGSCFIATLRPAALRPSTIELDDELSITRSAA; this is encoded by the coding sequence ATGACCTCCGAGCGTTCCGCACATATGAGCCTCAGGCGCATTTTTCTCATGTACCTCGCGGCCCTGGCCGTTTTGTTTACGAGTGTGACGGCCTCGCTGTTTCTGACCGACAGGGTGACGAAACAAGTCGAGGTCGACGCGTCCGAGATCAATATCAGTGGGCGCCAGAGGATGCTCAGTCAGCGAATTATCTATCTGTCTCAGGACCTTCTGACCTCTGATGGGGCCGATACGGAAAACACGCGCATGGCTTTGCGCACCGCCATCGAAGAGCTGGAGGCAGCCATAGACCTGTTCGAAGCCTCGCATATTGCTCTGAGCACCCGAAGCGATCTGGATGCAGCCCGGGTCGAGCTGTATTTCGCCAGCATCGACGGGGCCACACCTCTGAATGCCCGCGTGAAAGACTACCTCGTGCAGGCGCGCAAGATCGTCGACGGAAACGACACCGCGCAGAGCCTGCAACGCCTCAAAGAGATTGAGCGCGGTGGGCTTTTGGCGGATCTTGATAAGGTTGTCGCGGCAACCGAGGCCGCGTCGCTGCAACGTCTCAACACGATGCGGGACTTGGGGTGGTATTCGCTGATCATTGCGCTTGCGATCATTGTGGTGGAGATACTTTTGGTGTTCCTGCCCGGTCACCGATTGATCCAGGCGACTCTGGACACGTTGCGGGCGCGCAACGTGCAGCTCTCTGACGCTCACAAGAGCCTTCAGGCCAAGACCCAGTCCCTTCTCGCTAAGAACGAGCAAATCGCATCGGATCGAAAGCGTCTCGAGGACGCCTGGCAGGAAAGCGAGGCGCTTCGCCGGGAGCAGTCCGATTTCACGTATGCGGTCTCACACGACCTGAAATCACCCGCAAATACGATGCATCTTTTGCTCAACGAGATGTCGCTCGAACACGCACCGAAGATGGATGAGGACGGAAACCAACTCCTCGAGATGGCGCTCGGCACGGTGAAGCGCATGGAGATGCAAATCGAAGACCTGCTGCAATACTGCTGGGCCACCAATCCACAAAGCGAGCCGGAAACCCTTGACCTGAACGAGTGCGTTTCTGATGTGCTGGTCGAGTTCAACGACGAAATTTCTCAAAGGGATGCCCGCATCGATGTGGAACCCCTACCGCAATTCTTTGGACATCCGATGCAAATCAAGGTCCTGCTGAAAAACCTTGTTCAGAACGCGCTTAAATTCCAACTCGATGGTGCCCAGCCGCAGATCACGATCGGCGTAAATGACCTTGGCCCGAGCGGAGTGATCGAGCTTTGGGTCCGTGACAACGGTATCGGGATTTCGCCAGAGAACCATTCAAAGATATTCGGCTTGTTCCAAAGACTGCACGTTCGCGAGAGTTATCCGGGAACCGGCCTTGGGCTGACGACATGCCACCGCATCGCAAGAAATCACGGAGGCAACATCATGGTCGAGTCGGAAGAAGGCGCCGGAAGCTGTTTCATTGCGACCCTGCGTCCGGCCGCCCTTCGCCCGAGTACGATCGAACTTGACGACGAGCTATCCATAACAAGGAGCGCTGCATGA
- a CDS encoding response regulator produces MNSKSDPGLGRVMLVDDESFDQMMYKRILGRSKMAQEILSFTYADEALEYLSDPANPPVDLILLDINMPRMSGFEFLEAAELQLGPRFRAAVVIMLTTSLSVADQARAAQFNAVKAYFNKPLEPSDLEVAAKLVQGAMPAA; encoded by the coding sequence ATGAACTCCAAAAGCGATCCGGGCCTGGGACGGGTGATGCTGGTCGATGACGAAAGCTTCGATCAGATGATGTACAAACGCATTCTCGGGCGCTCGAAAATGGCGCAGGAAATCCTGTCATTCACCTACGCAGACGAGGCTTTGGAGTACTTGTCGGATCCGGCCAACCCACCAGTTGATTTGATATTGCTGGATATCAACATGCCACGCATGTCCGGCTTCGAGTTTCTCGAGGCAGCAGAACTCCAACTAGGTCCCAGGTTTCGCGCGGCTGTTGTCATCATGTTGACGACATCGCTTAGTGTCGCCGATCAGGCACGAGCCGCGCAGTTCAACGCCGTGAAAGCCTATTTCAACAAGCCACTGGAGCCGTCCGATTTGGAGGTCGCCGCGAAACTCGTGCAGGGGGCGATGCCCGCTGCTTGA
- a CDS encoding acyl-CoA synthetase produces the protein MGNFANKADRDAIQAESAWEERDLPRTMYEFLSATRDKFPTRNAFSYQLTSGATDKNETLTWTQFHGKCMQAANLFRDLGIGENDVVAYVLPNASETAYTLLGGSIAGIVNPINPLLEPEQISAILRETGAKVVVTLKPFPKTDLAQKVAQAVAHAPNVKHILEVDLLRYLGGLKKFIVPFLRPKTTTTHHAKVLDFVAEASKKSTDLMFEDSGTDRVAFYFHTGGTTGMPKVAQHKYSGVIYNGWLGRKLLFTEQDVLMCPLPLFHVFASHVVLMSVIASGAHVVFPTPQGYRGEGVFDNFWKLIERYKVTFMITVPTAISALMQRPVDADISSLQIAFSGSSPLPVELYNRFEKACGVTIVEGYGLTEATCLVSINPPSGEKKVGSIGIPFPYCDVSIRNVADGSVCGVDEIGEICVSNPGVFAGNTYTEADKNADLYYDETFLRTGDLGRLDGDGYLWITGRAKDLIIRGGHNIDPAEIEEALAGHPDVAFAGAIGQPDAHAGEIPCVYVELVSGGKASIDDLMAYAKDKVHERAAHPKYIELMDELPKTAVGKIFKPDLRKRAITRIYNAALDEANVEAEVIAVLEDKKRGLVAQVAKKGDASEDQVKEVLGSFTRPWEWAA, from the coding sequence ATGGGAAATTTCGCGAATAAGGCGGACCGTGATGCGATTCAGGCCGAAAGTGCCTGGGAGGAGCGGGATCTGCCGCGCACAATGTACGAATTCTTGTCCGCGACGCGCGACAAGTTTCCGACGCGCAACGCGTTCTCCTATCAGCTGACATCGGGCGCCACCGACAAGAACGAGACGCTGACCTGGACGCAGTTTCACGGCAAATGCATGCAGGCCGCCAACCTGTTTCGCGATCTCGGGATCGGCGAGAACGATGTAGTGGCCTACGTGCTGCCCAACGCATCCGAGACCGCCTACACGCTTCTTGGTGGCTCAATCGCGGGCATCGTGAATCCGATCAATCCGCTGCTCGAGCCAGAGCAGATCAGCGCGATCCTGCGCGAAACCGGCGCAAAGGTCGTCGTGACCCTGAAGCCATTTCCCAAAACCGATCTCGCACAAAAGGTGGCCCAAGCGGTCGCCCACGCCCCGAATGTGAAGCACATTCTGGAGGTTGATCTGCTGCGCTACCTGGGTGGTCTGAAGAAATTCATCGTTCCGTTCCTGCGCCCTAAAACCACTACGACGCACCACGCGAAAGTGCTCGATTTCGTGGCCGAGGCGTCGAAGAAATCGACCGACCTGATGTTCGAGGACAGCGGAACGGATCGCGTCGCCTTCTACTTTCACACGGGCGGCACCACGGGCATGCCCAAAGTTGCCCAGCACAAGTATTCCGGGGTGATTTATAATGGCTGGCTCGGGCGCAAACTGCTCTTCACCGAGCAGGATGTGCTGATGTGCCCGTTGCCGCTCTTCCACGTTTTCGCATCACACGTGGTGCTGATGTCGGTGATTGCGTCGGGCGCGCATGTGGTCTTCCCGACCCCGCAAGGTTATCGCGGCGAGGGGGTGTTCGACAACTTCTGGAAGCTTATCGAACGCTACAAGGTGACGTTCATGATCACGGTGCCAACAGCGATTTCCGCGCTGATGCAGCGGCCGGTTGATGCGGATATCTCGTCGCTTCAGATCGCATTCTCGGGCTCTTCACCGCTGCCGGTCGAGCTGTACAACCGCTTCGAGAAAGCCTGCGGGGTCACGATCGTCGAGGGCTACGGGCTGACCGAAGCTACCTGCCTTGTCTCGATCAACCCGCCGTCGGGGGAGAAGAAGGTGGGCTCGATCGGGATCCCATTCCCGTATTGTGATGTCTCGATCCGCAATGTCGCCGATGGATCCGTCTGCGGTGTCGACGAGATCGGCGAGATTTGTGTGAGCAACCCGGGTGTGTTCGCAGGGAACACATATACCGAGGCCGACAAAAACGCGGACCTTTACTATGACGAGACCTTCCTGCGCACCGGCGATCTTGGTCGCCTGGACGGGGACGGATACCTCTGGATCACGGGTCGCGCGAAGGATCTGATTATCCGCGGCGGTCACAATATCGACCCGGCCGAGATCGAAGAGGCCCTTGCCGGCCACCCCGACGTCGCCTTCGCCGGTGCCATTGGACAACCCGATGCGCATGCCGGCGAAATTCCGTGCGTCTATGTCGAGCTGGTGTCCGGCGGAAAAGCGTCGATTGATGATCTGATGGCATACGCGAAGGATAAGGTCCACGAGCGCGCCGCGCATCCGAAGTATATCGAATTGATGGACGAGCTGCCGAAAACCGCTGTGGGCAAAATCTTCAAGCCTGATCTGCGCAAGCGGGCGATCACGAGGATCTACAATGCGGCGCTCGACGAGGCGAATGTCGAAGCCGAGGTCATCGCAGTTCTCGAGGACAAGAAGCGCGGTCTGGTCGCACAAGTGGCCAAGAAAGGCGACGCGTCCGAGGATCAGGTGAAAGAAGTCTTGGGATCCTTCACCCGTCCATGGGAATGGGCTGCCTGA